From Loxodonta africana isolate mLoxAfr1 chromosome 2, mLoxAfr1.hap2, whole genome shotgun sequence, the proteins below share one genomic window:
- the SPINK14 gene encoding serine protease inhibitor Kazal-type 14: MRVGGDTVWKLSLGQNRSLQDTTVPRFIGDPLQNSTKWVTFLSPTLCDGVSEQQAKNIPGGKIANSFPVIYSLLFFNLMYSVVLSGHREWWPPSGSFKVKCPYRKVDLSWYSSTMNPCSDVHQPICGTNVQTYDNPCILCIESM, from the exons ATGCGGGTGGGGGGGGACACAGTGTGGAAGCTCTCCCTAGGTCAAAACCGAAGTCTTCAAGACACAACTGTGCCCAGATTTATAGGTGACCCACTGCAAAATTCAACCAAGTGGGTGACTTTTTTG AGTCCAACACTTTGCGACGGTGTTTCAGAGCAGCAAGCTAAGAACATACCAGGAGGAAAAATCGCCAACTCTTTCCCAGTAATCTACTCACTTTTATTCTTCAACCTGATGTATTCTGTGGTACTTTCTG GACATCGAGAGTGGTGGCCACCATCAGGATCTTTTAAG GTGAAATGTCCTTATAGAAAAGTAGACTTGAGTTGGTACTCTAGCACAATGAATCCATGCTCAGATGTACATCAACCCATCTGTGGCACAAATGTCCAAACCTATGACAACCCCTGCATCTTGTGTATTGAAAGCATGTGA